One window of Camelina sativa cultivar DH55 chromosome 4, Cs, whole genome shotgun sequence genomic DNA carries:
- the LOC104782384 gene encoding ABC transporter G family member 1-like — MARIVAANDDDSMELNTISSVHDSTLGQLLKNVSDVRKMDIGDETPVHESLNQDYDDGYMRTVPFVLSFDNLTYNVSVRRKLEFRNLFPRGNTEDPEIAQTVMPNTKTLLNNISGESRDGEIMAVLGASGSGKSTLIDALANRIAKGSLKGTVKLNGETLQSRMLKVISAYVMQDDLLFPMLTVEETLIFAAEFRLPRSLPKSKKKLRVQALIDQLGIRNAAKTIIGDEGHRGISGGERRRVSIGIDIIHDPILLFLDEPTSGLDSTSAFMVVKVLKRIAQSGSIVIMSIHQPSHRVLSLLDRLIFLSRGHTVYSGSPASLPRFFSEFGSPIPENENRTEFALDLICELEGSAGGTRGLVEFNKKWQEMKKQNNRQPPLTPPSSPYPNLTLKEAIAASISRGKLVSGGESVANGGTTATSTTTLAVPEFANPMWIEIKTLSKRSMLNSRRQPELFGIRVASVVITGFILATVFWRLDNSPKGVQERLGFFAFAMSTMFYTCADALPVFLQERYIFMRETAYNAYRRSSYVLSHAIVSIPSLIFLSLAFAATTYWAVGLGGGPMGLLFYCLIILASFWSGSSFVTFLSGVVPSVMLGYIIVVAILAYFLLFSGFFINRNRIPDYWIWFHYLSLVKYPYEAVLQNEFSDATKCFVRGVQIFDNTPLGELPEVMKLNLLGSVSKSLGVTISSTTCLTTGADILKNQGVVQLSKWNCLLVTVAFGFFFRILFYFTLLLGSKNKRR; from the coding sequence ATGGCTCGTATCGTAGCAGCTAATGATGATGATTCCATGGAGCTCAACACCATCTCTTCCGTGCACGATTCAACTTTAGGACAACTTCTGAAGAACGTCAGTGACGTCAGGAAAATGGACATCGGAGACGAGACTCCAGTTCATGAGTCCTTAAACCAAGACTACGACGATGGTTACATGCGTACTGTTCCATTCGTTCTCTCTTTCGACAATCTCACTTACAATGTCTCCGTTCGTCGAAAACTAGAGTTCCGTAACCTCTTTCCACGGGGAAATACAGAGGATCCGGAGATAGCTCAAACGGTGATGCCAAATACTAAAACCCTTCTCAACAACATCTCCGGCGAGTCACGAGATGGAGAGATCATGGCCGTTCTTGGAGCTAGCGGATCAGGGAAATCAACACTGATCGATGCATTAGCGAACCGTATAGCTAAAGGAAGCTTGAAAGGAACAGTGAAGCTAAACGGAGAAACACTTCAATCACGAATGCTCAAAGTCATCTCAGCCTATGTAATGCAAGATGATCTTCTCTTCCCTATGTTAACCGTAGAAGAAACACTAATATTCGCTGCTGAGTTTCGTCTCCCGAGGAGTTTAcctaaatcaaagaagaagcttcGTGTGCAAGCTTTGATTGATCAGTTAGGTATCAGAAACGCAGCTAAAACCATCATCGGAGACGAAGGTCACCGTGGGATCTCCGGTGGTGAAAGGAGACGAGTCTCAATCGGAATTGATATAATCCATGATCCGATACTTCTCTTCCTCGATGAACCAACCTCTGGTCTGGACTCAACCAGTGCGTTCATGGTTGTTAAAGTGTTGAAGAGGATTGCTCAGAGTGGCAGTATCGTGATTATGTCGATTCATCAACCGAGTCATCGAGTTCTCAGTTTGCTTGACCGGTTAATCTTCTTATCCCGTGGTCACACCGTGTACAGCGGATCTCCGGCGAGTCTTCCGCGTTTTTTCTCCGAGTTCGGGAGTCCGATACCGGAGAACGAGAATCGAACCGAGTTCGCGTTAGATCTCATCTGTGAGCTTGAAGGATCAGCCGGAGGAACAAGAGGATTAGTCGAATTCAACAAAAAGTGGCAAGAgatgaagaaacagaacaatcgCCAACCGCCGTTAACTCCGCCTTCGTCACCGTACCCAAATCTAACACTGAAGGAAGCAATCGCCGCTAGTATAAGCAGAGGAAAGCTAGTTTCCGGCGGTGAATCCGTCGCTAACGGCGGAACAACCGCTACCTCCACAACAACCCTAGCTGTTCCTGAATTCGCGAATCCGATGTGGATCGAAATCAAAACTCTCTCGAAACGATCAATGCTCAATTCTAGGAGACAACCAGAGCTATTCGGAATCAGAGTCGCCTCCGTCGTTATCACCGGATTCATCCTCGCCACCGTGTTCTGGCGGTTAGACAATTCGCCAAAAGGAGTTCAAGAGCGGCTAGGGTTCTTCGCCTTCGCGATGTCAACAATGTTCTACACTTGCGCCGATGCGTTACCAGTTTTTCTCCAGGAACGTTACATCTTCATGAGAGAAACCGCTTACAACGCTTACCGGAGATCCTCCTACGTTCTCTCTCACGCCATCGTCTCTATCCCGTCGCTCATCTTCCTCTCCCTTGCTTTCGCGGCGACGACGTATTGGGCTGTAGGGTTAGGCGGAGGCCCAATGGGCCTTTTGTTCTATTGCTTGATCATTTTAGCCTCGTTCTGGTCAGGAAGCTCCTTTGTCACGTTTCTATCAGGTGTGGTTCCGAGTGTGATGTTGGGTTACATAATCGTCGTCGCTATTTTAGCTTACTTCTTGTTGTTCAGTGGATTCTTCATCAACAGAAACCGTATCCCTGATTACTGGATTTGGTTTCATTACCTGTCTTTGGTGAAATACCCCTACGAAGCCGTTTTACAGAACGAGTTCTCTGACGCTACCAAGTGTTTCGTGAGAGGAGTTCAGATTTTCGACAATACGCCATTAGGGGAATTACCTGAAGTGATGAAGCTGAATCTGCTTGGTTCAGTGAGCAAGTCGCTCGGGGTGACGATATCGAGCACGACTTGTTTGACCACTGGTGCTGATATACTGAAGAATCAAGGTGTTGTTCAGCTGAGCAAATGGAATTGCTTGCTCGTCACAGTTGCTTTCGGGTtcttttttaggattttgttcTACTTCACTTTGTTACTTGGTAGCAAGAACAAGCGGAGGTGA
- the LOC104782383 gene encoding SAC3 family protein A, with protein MNQGGNTQAVAPMDPNSIENRYGVDGSQVHKYSYQYSTGSDSAPWTGHSAEHQAVDNGNYSNSNYYHPQPTGPATSNAQEIPNTASFTSSSTSGTANMAQGYSGYTPYQTPSDPHNYSNTGYSSYYSGYQQQPSQSYPQPVGAYQNTGAPQPLSSFQNPGSYAGTASYSGTYYNPADYQTAGGYQSTNYNNQTAGSYPSTNYSNQTPASNYSNQTPASNYSNQTPASNYSNQTPASNYSNQAPASNYSNQTPASNYSNQTPALNQGNYTSNPYQNYTPDAANTPSSTIATATPVHHQQNYQQWSEYYSQTEVPCAPGTEKLSATSAYSQSFPVPGVTSEMPASNSQHAPSYVQHWGPETGASQPPSQQSGAAVSTSNDAYWVHQTQSLQAHHHVPPQNHYQSPLEMKPLYETPFQGHQRATYPQELNSQSSFHQAPLGYRQPAQATPSVDTQRVSKVQIPTNPRIASNLPSGFTKMDKDSSAAGAAQTPAYVSVSMPKSKDHATAMPEPRHFPKSLRGYVERALARCKDDKEKASCQDALKEIIMNAKTDETLYTRDWDTEPLSTVLNRNVTVTESSSTLISSLQNKSPTRRPKSRWEPLLEEKPFVKPASTFSSPVKFGAWNHQNENNKKNSEIFQKVDAAIGFKPTYSGQNSAKKNFQRPVKRQRFSGGAATAIDDEASSDSDKDLTPYYSSAVALASSAEEKKRRDSRSKRFERVQGHNRGNDLPKPKNANVGNVGNLHSRRATALRLSKTFDESGSRAVEDIDWDALTVKGTCQEIEKRYLRLTSAPDPATVRPEDVLEKALLMVQDSQKNYLYKCDQLKSIRQDLTVQRIHNHLTAKVYETHARLALEAGDLPEYNQCLSQLKTLYAEGIEGCSLEFAAYSLLYITLHSNNNRELLSSMSRLSEEAKKDEAVRHALSVRAAVTSGNYVMFFRLYKTAPNMNSCLMDLYVEKMRYKAVTFMSRSCRPTIPVSYIVQVLGFTGAASEGTDEKETNGLEECLEWLKTHGANLITDSNGDILLDTKVSSTSLFMPEPEDAVAHGDRNLDVNDFFTRT; from the exons ATGAATCAAGGAGGGAACACTCAGGCCGTAGCACCAATGGACCCTAATTCCATTGAG AATCGATATGGTGTTGATGGAAGCCAAGTACATAAATATTCATATCAATACTCAACTGGGTCTGACAGTGCCCCATGGACAGGGCATTCTGCTGAACATCAGGCTGTGGATAATGGGAACTATTCAAATTCAAACTATTACCATCCACAGCCAACGGGGCCTGCCACAAGCAATGCCCAAGAGATACCGAATACTGCGTCCTTTACTAGCTCATCGACGTCTGGAACTGCAAATATGGCACAAGGTTATAGTGGATATACGCCATACCAGACCCCTTCGGACCCACACAACTATTCTAACACGGGGTATTCCAGTTACTACAGTGGCTATCAACAGCAACCTAGCCAGTCATATCCTCAGCCTGTAGGGGCGTATCAAAACACAGGTGCTCCTCAGCCTCTTTCCTCATTTCAGAATCCAGGATCTTATGCTGGGACTGCAAGTTATTCAGGAACTTACTACAATCCTGCTGATTATCAGACTGCTGGAGGTTACCAAAGTACAAATTATAACAACCAAACAGCTGGAAGTTACCCAAGTACAAATTACAGCAATCAGACTCCTGCTTCAAATTACAGCAATCAGACTCCTGCTTCAAACTATAGCAATCAGACCCCTGCTTCAAATTACAGCAACCAGACTCCTGCTTCAAATTACAGCAATCAGGCTCCTGCTTCAAACTATAGCAATCAGACTCCTGCTTCAAATTACAGCAACCAGACTCCTGCTTTGAATCAGGGAAACTATACCTCAAACCCTTATCAAAATTATACTCCTGATGCTGCTAACACACCTAGCTCTACTATTGCAACCGCAACACCTGTACATCATCAACAGAACTACCAACAATGGTCAGAATATTACAGCCAAACCGAAGTCCCCTGTGCCCCGGGCACAGAAAAGTTGTCTGCCACGAGTGCATATAGTCAGAGCTTTCCAGTTCCAGGTGTTACTAGTGAAATGCCTGCTTCAAATAGTCAGCATGCTCCGTCTTATGTCCAACACTGGGGGCCGGAAACTGGCGCATCCCAACCACCTTCTCAGcag TCTGGTGCAGCTGTTAGTACCTCTAACGATGCTTACTGGGTGCATCAAACACAAAGCCTGCAAGCGCATCATCATGTTCCTCCTCAAAATCATTACCAGAGTCCTCTCGAGATGAAACCCTTATATGAGACTCCCTTCCAGGGTCATCAGAGAGCTACATATCCTCAAGAACTGAACTCCCAGTCTTCCTTTCACCAGGCACCGTTAGGCTATCGCCAGCCTGCTCAGGCAACACCGTCAGTAGATACACAAAGGGTAAGCAAAGTACAGATTCCAACTAACCCTAGAATTGCTTCAAACTTGCCATCAGGTTTTACCAAAATGGATAAAGATAGTTCAGCGGCAGGTGCAGCCCAAACACCTGCATATGTTAGTGTTTCAATGCCAAAGTCGAAAGACCATGCCACTGCTATGCCTGAG CCTAGACACTTCCCGAAATCGCTTCGTGGGTATGTTGAGAGAGCACTTGCTCGCTGCAAAGATGATAAAGAAAAGGCATCTTGTCAGGATGCCCTGAAGGAG ATCATCATGAATGCGAAGACTGATGAGACTCTTTATACTCGGGATTGGGATACTGAGCCTCTTTCAACTGTCCTGAACAGAAATGTGACTGTCACAGA GTCGAGCTCCACTCTTATATCTTCGTTACAAAATAAGAGCCCAACAAGACGACCCAAAAGTAGATGGGAGCCGTTACTGGAAGAGAAACCGTTTGTCAAGCCAGCTTCAACTTTCAGTAGTCCTGTTAAATTTGGAGCTTGGAATcaccaaaatgaaaataacaaaaag AACTCTGAGATTTTTCAAAAGGTGGATGCTGCCATTGGCTTCAAGCCCACTTATTCTGGGCAAaattctgcaaaaaaaaatttccagcGGCCTGTCAAGCGACAGCGGTTTTCTGGTGGTGCAGCTACGGCCATTGATGATGAGGCATCTAGTGATAGTGACAAGGATTTGACACCTTACTATTCCAGTGCAGTGGCACTTGCTAGTTCTGCCGAGGAAAAGAAGCGACGTGATAGTCGTTCCAAGCGTTTCGAAAGAGTTCAAGGGCACAACCGAGGGAATGATCTTCCGAAACCCAAGAATGCAAATGTTGGAAATGTTGGAAATTTGCATTCTAGAAGAGCCACTGCCTTGAGGCTTAGCAAAACTTTTGATGAAAGTGGCAGCAGAGCTGTGGAAGACATTGACTGGGATGCACTAACAGTTAAAGGAACTTGCCAGGAAATTGAGAAACGTTATCTCCGCCTTACCTCTGCACCGGATCCTGCCACT GTAAGACCAGAGGATGTGCTGGAAAAAGCTCTGTTAATGGTTCAGgattctcaaaaaaattatctttataaATGCGATCAGCTAAAGTCTATTCGCCAAGATCTCACAGTACAACGGATACACAATCATTTAACAGCTAAG GTTTATGAAACACATGCTAGATTGGCTTTGGAGGCTGGGGATTTACCTGAGTATAATCAG TGCCTGTCGCAGTTAAAGACTCTTTATGCGGAAGGTATAGAAGGATGCTCTCTGGAGTTTGCTGCGTACAGTCTACTCTATATTACCCTACACTCTAACAACAACCGAGAATTGCTATCATCTATGTCCAG ATTATCCGAAGAAGCTAAGAAGGATGAAGCAGTTAGACATGCTCTTTCAGTTCGTGCAGCTGTAACATCAGGAAATTATGTTATGTTCTTCAGACTCTACAAGACTGCACCAAACATGAATAGTTGCCTCATGG ATCTCTATGTGGAGAAAATGCGTTACAAGGCTGTGACTTTTATGTCTCGGAGTTGTCGGCCTACAATCCCGGTTTCATACATAGTCCAAGTTTTGGGCTTTACTGGTGCTGCAAGCGAAGGTACTGATGAAAAGGAGACCAATGGTTTGGAGGAGTGTTTAGAATGGCTAAAAACCCATGGTGCTAACCTCATTACTGACAGTAACGGAGATATACTGCTTGATACCAAG GTGTCATCAACGAGTCTCTTCATGCCAGAACCTGAAGACGCAGTTGCTCATGGAGATCGAAATCTAGATGTCAATGATTTTTTTACACGTACATGA